In the genome of Desulfofarcimen acetoxidans DSM 771, one region contains:
- the pyk gene encoding pyruvate kinase, with protein MRRTKIVCTIGPACEDVEILKKMMQAGMNVARLNFSHGTYEEHEKRIKLVRQAAIEGGYNIALLLDTKGPEIRIGKFKEEPVTLKEGKKLVLTTEEILGDSEHIHITYSGLPADVEPGNTILIADGLIELKVLSTSKKEITCEIVNGGQLTGQKGVNVPGVKVNLSAMTEQDISDLKFGIKQNMDFIAASFVRKTSDVLAIREVLEEAGADLDIIAKIENREGVDNVSDIIKVADGIMVARGDLGVEIPAEEVPLLQKRIIEKCNRLGKPVITATQMLESMIQNPRPTRAEASDVANAIFDGTDAIMLSGETAIGKHPVEAVKTMARIAECSEQSLNYEEILSKKRQVQTRTVTDSISYATCAMAQDLGAAAIITATQTGYTSIMVSKYRPKAPVIAVTPVESISRKMALVWGVKSILTVPTKTTDEMISTAVNFTLAAGLIKSGDLLVITAGVPVGIHGTTNLIRVHTVGDILARGTGIGARAVTGKVRIVRTVKDAQENVQQGDILVAESTDRDYMPAIQKAGAIITEVGGLTSHAAIVGLQFGIPVIVGVDGAVGILPEGQIVTVDGRRGLIYSGEARVL; from the coding sequence GTGCGCCGAACAAAGATCGTTTGTACTATAGGACCAGCCTGCGAGGATGTGGAAATATTAAAAAAAATGATGCAGGCAGGTATGAATGTAGCCAGACTTAATTTTTCTCACGGTACCTATGAAGAGCACGAAAAGAGAATTAAACTGGTGCGACAGGCTGCCATTGAGGGAGGGTATAATATAGCCCTGCTTTTAGACACCAAGGGACCGGAAATTAGAATTGGCAAGTTCAAAGAGGAACCTGTTACTTTAAAAGAGGGTAAAAAGCTTGTTTTGACTACTGAAGAAATACTGGGAGACAGTGAACATATACATATTACTTATTCAGGATTGCCGGCAGATGTTGAGCCGGGCAACACTATTTTGATTGCGGACGGTTTAATAGAATTAAAGGTTCTTAGCACTTCCAAGAAGGAAATTACCTGTGAGATAGTCAACGGCGGTCAACTCACCGGTCAAAAAGGGGTCAACGTACCGGGGGTAAAGGTAAACCTGTCAGCTATGACAGAGCAGGATATTTCCGATTTGAAATTTGGCATCAAACAAAATATGGATTTTATTGCTGCTTCTTTTGTGCGCAAGACCTCTGATGTGCTGGCTATACGTGAGGTATTGGAGGAAGCGGGAGCTGATCTGGATATTATCGCTAAGATAGAAAATCGGGAAGGTGTGGATAATGTTTCTGATATCATCAAGGTTGCCGATGGTATTATGGTAGCCAGAGGTGATTTGGGAGTAGAGATACCTGCCGAAGAGGTTCCTTTGCTGCAAAAGAGAATTATCGAAAAGTGTAACAGGCTTGGAAAGCCGGTGATTACCGCTACCCAAATGCTGGAGTCCATGATACAAAATCCCCGTCCAACCAGAGCTGAAGCCAGTGATGTGGCCAATGCCATTTTTGACGGGACAGATGCCATCATGCTGTCGGGGGAAACCGCTATTGGCAAACACCCTGTGGAAGCCGTCAAAACTATGGCCAGGATAGCGGAATGCTCGGAACAGTCACTTAATTATGAAGAAATTTTAAGTAAAAAAAGACAGGTGCAGACCCGTACCGTAACGGATTCGATAAGTTATGCCACCTGTGCAATGGCCCAGGATTTGGGGGCAGCGGCCATTATAACGGCCACACAGACCGGTTATACCTCCATTATGGTTTCTAAATATCGTCCCAAGGCACCGGTTATAGCGGTAACGCCTGTAGAGAGCATATCCAGAAAAATGGCTTTGGTCTGGGGGGTTAAATCAATCTTGACCGTGCCAACGAAAACCACTGATGAGATGATTTCAACAGCGGTTAATTTTACGCTGGCTGCCGGTTTAATTAAGTCAGGTGATCTGCTGGTAATTACCGCCGGTGTTCCGGTAGGTATACACGGCACGACTAATTTAATCAGAGTTCACACTGTGGGAGATATCCTGGCCAGGGGCACCGGTATAGGTGCGCGTGCTGTTACCGGTAAAGTGAGAATTGTGCGTACGGTAAAGGATGCCCAGGAAAATGTTCAGCAGGGCGATATTCTGGTGGCCGAGTCGACTGATAGGGATTATATGCCGGCTATACAGAAGGCGGGAGCTATAATTACTGAAGTAGGAGGTTTAACTTCACACGCTGCTATTGTTGGCCTGCAGTTTGGCATACCGGTGATTGTCGGAGTTGACGGGGCGGTAGGTATTCTGCCTGAAGGGCAGATTGTTACGGTAGACGGGCGCAGAGGCCTGATCTATAGCGGTGAGGCCAGGGTATTATAA
- a CDS encoding DedA family protein, which produces MMMHYLSTLGVAGLFIAIFIESLGVPFPGGIMVVFAGFMVGQGRLNLYHALFSAVAAFVLGSIVAFFLGRYVGEPFFQRCGKYLNFSPRDLNQAQVRLKHSSAVFIILGRFIPGLSNVSPYLAGISRLGLGRFILYNFIFALLWGGLYLGIGIFFGHRWSYISGKLQIGLPVVAIILSLIYLGFTSIKKKLARKKL; this is translated from the coding sequence ATGATGATGCACTATCTGTCAACTTTGGGTGTTGCCGGTTTATTTATCGCTATATTCATAGAATCATTAGGAGTACCCTTTCCTGGTGGGATAATGGTAGTGTTTGCGGGTTTTATGGTAGGACAGGGCAGGCTAAATTTATACCATGCGCTTTTTTCTGCCGTAGCGGCTTTTGTTCTTGGCTCTATAGTAGCTTTTTTCCTGGGCAGATACGTGGGGGAACCGTTCTTTCAGCGCTGCGGCAAATATCTAAATTTTTCACCCCGCGATCTCAATCAAGCTCAGGTTAGGTTAAAACACTCATCTGCTGTTTTTATTATTTTGGGGAGGTTTATTCCCGGTCTGAGTAATGTTTCACCTTACCTGGCGGGAATCAGCCGTTTGGGATTAGGCAGGTTTATTTTGTATAATTTTATATTTGCCTTGCTTTGGGGAGGTCTGTATTTAGGGATTGGTATATTTTTTGGACATAGATGGAGTTATATCAGCGGTAAGCTTCAGATAGGCTTGCCGGTAGTGGCCATAATTCTATCGCTTATTTATCTGGGCTTTACTTCCATTAAAAAGAAGCTGGCCAGGAAGAAGCTCTAA
- a CDS encoding SGNH/GDSL hydrolase family protein translates to MLEVWGESGQLRADAVIKLFIKKNETDKYEIFVGDEINPIFSEQVMICSPDFTQNIRRTLTKILEQLESLKVSSVLVQFSISQPAGSSPIEDILLAEVRRHLAVGSVLGRVVFATADQKVGKRLEQLINRNNTVCLGDSITYGYPYDSQVSWVKLLADRLGVTMINKGVNGDTLSQMASRFERDVISCRPALVVILGGTNDAFMGAASESVGSAIAYMVEQSFAAGICPALGLPAAVTGEGILSEVSPEELYSVETELKIMRNWIRNYAEENHLPLLDFYTPLLAPGGMGDPRYFVDGYHPNRAGYRELSFSIEKSLVPIMNRICLHNFKI, encoded by the coding sequence ATGCTGGAAGTGTGGGGGGAATCTGGCCAACTGCGGGCTGATGCGGTAATTAAGCTATTTATAAAGAAAAATGAAACAGATAAATATGAAATTTTTGTTGGGGATGAGATTAACCCTATATTTAGTGAACAGGTGATGATATGCTCGCCTGACTTCACTCAAAACATCAGGAGAACTTTGACAAAGATTCTTGAACAGCTGGAAAGCTTGAAGGTATCCAGCGTGCTGGTTCAGTTTAGTATCAGCCAGCCGGCAGGCAGCAGTCCAATAGAGGATATCTTGTTGGCTGAGGTAAGGCGGCACCTGGCAGTAGGCTCCGTTCTGGGCCGGGTTGTTTTTGCAACAGCCGATCAAAAAGTGGGAAAAAGGCTTGAGCAGCTTATTAACAGGAATAATACAGTTTGTCTGGGGGACAGTATAACCTATGGATATCCTTATGATTCTCAGGTTTCCTGGGTAAAATTATTGGCCGACAGGTTGGGCGTAACAATGATCAATAAGGGAGTTAATGGTGATACTTTAAGCCAGATGGCTTCTCGCTTTGAACGGGATGTTATTAGCTGCCGGCCTGCCTTGGTTGTTATTCTTGGTGGTACAAATGATGCTTTTATGGGAGCAGCTTCTGAAAGTGTTGGTTCAGCCATAGCTTATATGGTTGAGCAATCTTTTGCTGCGGGAATTTGTCCTGCGCTCGGCTTACCGGCTGCTGTAACCGGTGAGGGAATTTTATCGGAGGTATCGCCGGAGGAACTTTATAGCGTTGAGACCGAGTTAAAAATTATGCGCAACTGGATTAGGAATTATGCGGAGGAGAATCACCTGCCGTTGCTGGACTTTTACACTCCTTTACTGGCACCCGGGGGAATGGGAGACCCCCGTTATTTTGTTGATGGCTATCATCCCAACCGGGCTGGCTATCGTGAGTTGTCGTTTAGTATTGAAAAAAGTTTGGTTCCCATTATGAATAGAATTTGTTTGCACAACTTCAAGATTTAA
- the glgB gene encoding 1,4-alpha-glucan branching protein GlgB gives MNGFSVSDYDLYLFHEGTHYQSYKIFGAHIVEQNGQAGVRFTLWAPNAGSVRVVGDFNNWQGDSHEMVKLDNSGIWSLFVPGLREGDLYKYQIITYQGEVFLKSDAYAFFSERRPGTASRVASLHGYHWQDACWYKHKNSRSIYKCPMNIYEVHLGSWRCGLPETGENVYESDQNDRSLSYRDLAQQLVDYVYEMGYTHIELLPVSEHPYDGSWGYQATGYFSVTSRYGNPHDFMYFVDCCHQKGLGVILDWVPAHFCKDDCGLRRYDGSALYENENSLRGENVQWGTANFDFSKNEVWSFLISNAYFWFDVYHIDGLRVDAVAYILYLDYCKQPGQWLPNKYNGPENLEAIEFMKKLNLVIFENFPEALMIAEEATHWPMVTYPTYLGGLGYNYKWNMGWMNDILDYMKSDPLYRKDKHSLLTFSLMYAFSENYVLPLSHDEVVHGKKSLINKMPGDYWQKFANLRLLYAYMMAHPGKKLLFMGGEFGQFIEWSYKESLDWHLLVYEMHGKLHSYVKDLNHIYLDERCLWEEDGNWNGFSWIDPHDSERSIITFIRRASNEEDFIIVVCNFTPVVRDSYLIGVPQAGVYQEVFNSDNEKYGGSGQKNNRLIFADEFPYHGLPHSMRITIPPLAVVYLKRIKTKQSCTGRGKNAQGMCRDALSGREGQSFGDFN, from the coding sequence ATGAACGGCTTTTCCGTTAGTGATTATGATTTATATTTATTTCATGAAGGTACGCACTACCAGAGCTACAAAATTTTTGGCGCTCATATTGTTGAGCAGAACGGGCAAGCCGGTGTGCGCTTCACTTTATGGGCCCCAAATGCCGGAAGTGTAAGAGTTGTCGGTGATTTCAACAACTGGCAGGGTGATTCTCATGAGATGGTGAAGCTGGACAACTCCGGTATATGGTCACTTTTTGTACCAGGTTTGCGAGAAGGAGATTTATATAAATACCAAATAATTACCTATCAAGGTGAGGTCTTTTTAAAGTCGGATGCTTACGCTTTTTTTTCGGAGCGCAGGCCAGGTACTGCCTCGAGGGTTGCCTCATTGCACGGTTATCACTGGCAGGATGCTTGCTGGTATAAACATAAAAACAGCCGTTCAATTTATAAATGTCCCATGAATATATATGAAGTTCATTTAGGTTCCTGGAGGTGTGGCTTGCCTGAGACAGGCGAGAATGTGTATGAATCGGATCAAAATGACCGTTCTTTGAGTTACAGGGATCTGGCTCAGCAATTAGTTGATTATGTCTATGAGATGGGTTACACTCATATTGAACTGCTGCCGGTTTCTGAGCACCCTTATGACGGTTCCTGGGGCTACCAGGCTACAGGTTATTTTTCCGTAACCAGCAGGTATGGAAATCCCCATGATTTTATGTATTTTGTAGACTGTTGCCATCAAAAAGGACTGGGGGTTATTTTAGACTGGGTACCGGCACATTTTTGCAAGGATGACTGTGGGCTTAGAAGATATGACGGCAGTGCCCTGTATGAAAACGAGAACAGCCTGCGGGGAGAGAACGTTCAGTGGGGTACAGCCAACTTTGATTTTTCCAAGAACGAGGTTTGGAGCTTTCTTATCTCCAATGCTTATTTTTGGTTTGATGTATATCATATTGACGGTTTAAGAGTTGATGCAGTAGCGTATATATTATATCTGGATTACTGCAAACAGCCGGGCCAATGGCTGCCTAATAAGTACAACGGCCCGGAAAACCTGGAAGCTATTGAGTTTATGAAAAAATTAAATCTGGTTATATTTGAGAATTTCCCGGAAGCTTTAATGATTGCTGAAGAAGCAACTCACTGGCCTATGGTAACCTATCCCACTTATCTGGGGGGGTTGGGTTATAATTATAAATGGAATATGGGTTGGATGAACGACATACTGGATTATATGAAATCCGATCCTCTATACAGAAAAGACAAGCACAGTTTATTAACATTTTCCTTAATGTATGCTTTTTCTGAAAATTATGTACTCCCTCTGTCTCATGATGAGGTAGTCCATGGAAAAAAATCTTTAATTAATAAGATGCCCGGTGACTACTGGCAGAAATTTGCCAATCTAAGACTTCTTTACGCTTATATGATGGCCCATCCCGGTAAAAAGTTACTTTTTATGGGCGGAGAATTCGGGCAGTTTATTGAGTGGTCTTATAAAGAAAGTTTGGATTGGCACCTGCTGGTTTATGAAATGCATGGTAAACTGCATTCTTATGTTAAGGACTTAAATCATATATATTTAGATGAAAGATGTTTATGGGAAGAGGACGGTAATTGGAACGGTTTCTCCTGGATCGACCCGCATGACAGCGAGAGAAGTATTATCACTTTTATACGCAGGGCCAGCAATGAGGAGGATTTTATCATAGTTGTATGCAACTTTACACCTGTCGTTAGAGACAGTTACCTTATTGGGGTCCCGCAGGCGGGGGTCTATCAGGAAGTGTTTAACAGTGATAATGAAAAATACGGTGGATCAGGACAAAAGAATAACCGCTTGATTTTTGCCGATGAATTCCCATACCACGGTTTGCCACATTCTATGAGAATAACTATTCCACCTTTGGCTGTTGTATATTTGAAGAGGATAAAGACAAAACAATCATGCACAGGGAGGGGAAAAAATGCGCAAGGAATGTGTCGCGATGCTCTTAGCGGGAGGGAAGGGCAGTCGTTTGGGGATTTTAACTAA
- a CDS encoding glucose-1-phosphate adenylyltransferase, whose translation MRKECVAMLLAGGKGSRLGILTKNLAKPAVPFGGKYRIIDFTLSNCCNSGLDTVGVLTQYQPLKLNSYIGIGSPWNLDRKNGGVTLLPPYEREVGKEWYKGTANAIYQNINFIDEFRPKYLLVLSGDHIYKMDYSLMLQWHKEKNADATIAVIEVPWSDASNFGILSTDENGRITEFEEKPPVPKSNYASMGVYVFNWELLVKYLEEDEHDPASDNDFGKNVIPKMLQCEQRLFAYPFKDYWRDVGTIESLWQAHMDLLQDEPALDLYDAKWRIYSQNPTMPAHYISSTARVTCSLINEGCFVRGNVHNSVIFPGVYIGEGAEIKDSIIMPNAIIGSHVKIYKSIICEATVIQDYCRIGICQAEVEHRCSGCDITVVGGNGMIARGTVIPAGQRGNGCDLAK comes from the coding sequence ATGCGCAAGGAATGTGTCGCGATGCTCTTAGCGGGAGGGAAGGGCAGTCGTTTGGGGATTTTAACTAAAAATCTGGCCAAACCGGCAGTACCTTTTGGCGGTAAATACAGGATTATTGATTTTACCTTGAGCAATTGTTGCAATTCCGGACTTGATACTGTGGGTGTGCTGACGCAATACCAGCCTTTAAAACTAAATTCCTATATAGGCATTGGCAGTCCCTGGAATTTAGATCGCAAAAACGGTGGAGTTACCTTGCTTCCCCCGTATGAGAGAGAGGTAGGTAAGGAGTGGTATAAAGGAACAGCCAATGCAATTTATCAAAATATAAATTTTATAGATGAGTTCAGACCAAAGTATTTACTCGTACTTTCGGGCGACCATATATACAAAATGGATTATTCTTTAATGCTGCAATGGCATAAAGAAAAGAACGCCGATGCAACTATCGCGGTTATTGAGGTGCCTTGGTCGGATGCCAGTAATTTCGGTATATTGAGTACTGATGAAAACGGGCGCATTACTGAGTTTGAAGAGAAGCCTCCGGTTCCTAAAAGCAATTATGCTTCGATGGGTGTATATGTTTTTAACTGGGAACTGCTGGTCAAATATTTGGAAGAGGATGAGCATGATCCTGCCTCCGATAATGATTTTGGTAAAAATGTTATTCCCAAAATGCTGCAGTGCGAACAAAGGCTTTTTGCCTACCCGTTTAAAGATTATTGGAGAGATGTAGGTACTATTGAAAGTTTGTGGCAGGCCCATATGGATTTGCTGCAGGATGAGCCGGCACTGGATCTTTACGATGCCAAATGGCGTATCTATTCACAAAATCCCACAATGCCCGCTCATTACATTTCTTCTACAGCCAGAGTAACTTGCTCGTTAATTAATGAAGGATGTTTTGTTCGCGGCAATGTGCATAATTCTGTTATATTTCCTGGAGTTTATATTGGTGAAGGTGCAGAAATAAAGGACTCAATCATCATGCCCAATGCCATTATCGGTTCTCATGTGAAAATTTATAAGTCTATTATTTGTGAAGCTACAGTTATTCAAGATTATTGTCGTATTGGCATTTGCCAGGCAGAAGTTGAGCATCGTTGCTCCGGATGCGACATTACTGTGGTGGGGGGGAACGGTATGATTGCCAGAGGCACGGTAATACCGGCAGGCCAAAGAGGGAATGGCTGTGATCTGGCAAAATAA
- the glgD gene encoding glucose-1-phosphate adenylyltransferase subunit GlgD — protein MKDVMGIINIVEAEGLLKGITHFRPVASVPFGGRYRVIDFVLSSMVNSGMHNVGVFTRNKYRSVMNHLRSGKEWDLDRKRDGLFLFPPEDINATINSLKGDLQNIYINLNYIHRSSQKHVLITGGNIVCNIDYRKAFQHHLDTKADITVICKEPDENILDYSQYSVLETREDGRVIDMKVSPDKSSRAKISLDMFIMEKSFLLEVMDACISRGYYDLVRDGFIRNIGMLNMQSYEYQGYWAKIYSINSYYKYSMDLLRPEIMRQLFFKPGLIYTKVKDEAPVKYLSNANVINSIVANGCVIDGTVENSILFRGVKIHKGAYVKDSILMQKTEIRENAFIENIITDKMVTVTCGTRLNGVKNYPIVIDLETVV, from the coding sequence ATGAAAGATGTTATGGGAATCATAAATATAGTTGAGGCGGAAGGATTGCTGAAGGGAATTACTCATTTTCGCCCTGTTGCTTCCGTTCCTTTTGGGGGCAGGTACCGGGTAATCGACTTTGTTTTGTCCAGTATGGTTAATTCCGGCATGCATAATGTAGGTGTCTTTACCAGAAATAAATACCGTTCAGTGATGAATCATCTGCGATCAGGAAAGGAATGGGATTTGGATCGCAAGAGGGATGGCCTGTTCTTATTTCCTCCGGAAGACATTAATGCAACTATTAATTCTTTAAAAGGTGACTTGCAAAATATATACATCAATCTGAATTATATCCATAGAAGCAGTCAAAAACATGTGCTTATTACCGGGGGGAATATTGTCTGCAATATAGACTACCGGAAAGCTTTTCAGCACCACCTTGATACTAAGGCGGATATAACTGTTATTTGTAAAGAACCGGATGAAAATATTTTGGATTATTCTCAGTATAGTGTATTGGAAACAAGAGAAGACGGCAGAGTTATAGATATGAAGGTTAGTCCGGATAAATCCAGCAGAGCAAAGATAAGTCTGGATATGTTTATTATGGAAAAATCCTTTTTGTTAGAAGTTATGGATGCTTGTATTTCACGTGGTTATTATGATTTAGTCAGGGATGGTTTTATAAGGAACATTGGTATGCTGAATATGCAGAGTTATGAATATCAAGGTTACTGGGCTAAAATATACTCTATTAACAGCTACTATAAATACAGTATGGATTTGCTGAGACCCGAGATAATGAGGCAGTTATTTTTTAAACCGGGTTTAATATATACTAAAGTAAAAGATGAAGCACCAGTAAAATACTTGAGCAATGCCAATGTAATTAATTCTATTGTAGCTAATGGCTGTGTTATTGACGGTACTGTGGAAAACAGTATCCTGTTTCGCGGGGTAAAAATTCACAAAGGCGCCTATGTTAAAGACAGTATATTAATGCAAAAAACAGAAATCCGTGAAAATGCTTTTATAGAAAACATAATAACTGATAAGATGGTTACTGTAACTTGCGGGACCCGTTTGAACGGGGTGAAAAATTATCCTATAGTTATCGATTTGGAGACTGTAGTTTAA
- the glgA gene encoding glycogen synthase GlgA — MKVLFVAGEAFPFAKTGGLADVVGSLPKYLRKLGVDVRVMIPKYGDIQDIYTEDAVTVHSRIVDVGWRHQYCGIQEVNYQGVPIYFVDNEYYFKRQGYYGFYDEAERYAFFCRAVLDCLPHIHFIPQIIHCHDWHAGMVSALIKTQYRYNAICGRLKTIFTVHNLKYQGIFPHGILWDLFRLSYEHFNAEGLEFYGDVSYLKAGLVYSDIITTVSQNYMYEIQTPFYGERLDGLLRRRSHELYGIINGIDYEEYNPLTDPHIFVNYNADSLDKKLQNKASLQQYLGLPERPEIPLIAIVSRLVGQKGLDLVARVLGEMLDLDVQLVVLGTGEAIYENMFRNAAYWFPQKVSANIYFDNSLAHRVYAGSDMLLVPSLFEPCGLSQLIAMRYGCLPVARETGGLKDTVLSYNENTGEGNGFSFANYNAHDMLYTVSRAVGFYKQQEVWQKIVRQSMSMDYSWDTSAQEYAKLYNILAKRAQVGR, encoded by the coding sequence ATGAAAGTGCTGTTTGTAGCCGGAGAAGCTTTTCCTTTTGCTAAAACCGGTGGTTTAGCAGATGTGGTTGGTTCTTTGCCCAAGTACCTGAGAAAATTAGGCGTTGATGTTCGTGTGATGATTCCCAAGTACGGCGATATTCAGGATATTTATACTGAAGATGCCGTAACTGTTCATAGCAGAATTGTAGATGTTGGCTGGAGACACCAGTACTGCGGCATTCAAGAAGTAAACTATCAGGGAGTACCTATTTATTTTGTCGACAATGAATATTATTTCAAAAGACAGGGTTATTACGGTTTTTATGATGAAGCTGAGCGTTATGCTTTTTTCTGCCGGGCGGTGCTTGATTGTTTGCCTCATATACACTTTATACCTCAGATTATACATTGTCACGATTGGCACGCCGGTATGGTAAGCGCATTAATAAAGACGCAGTACAGGTATAATGCTATATGCGGCCGTTTGAAAACTATATTTACCGTGCACAACCTGAAATACCAGGGGATTTTTCCCCATGGCATCTTATGGGATCTATTCCGCTTGTCTTATGAGCACTTCAATGCAGAGGGTTTGGAATTTTACGGTGACGTCAGTTATCTTAAGGCTGGTTTAGTTTATTCAGATATTATCACTACCGTCAGTCAAAATTATATGTATGAAATTCAAACTCCTTTTTACGGGGAGAGGCTGGACGGGTTGTTAAGACGCCGCAGCCATGAGTTATACGGTATAATCAACGGCATTGATTATGAGGAATATAATCCGCTTACTGACCCGCATATATTTGTAAACTATAATGCTGATTCTCTGGACAAAAAGTTACAAAACAAGGCTTCTTTGCAACAGTATTTGGGTTTGCCTGAGCGCCCTGAGATTCCTCTGATTGCAATTGTTTCAAGATTGGTCGGTCAAAAAGGGCTGGATTTGGTGGCCAGAGTTTTAGGTGAGATGTTGGATCTGGATGTTCAACTGGTGGTACTGGGAACAGGTGAGGCGATTTACGAGAATATGTTTAGAAATGCGGCCTATTGGTTTCCACAAAAGGTATCTGCAAATATTTATTTTGATAATTCTCTGGCTCACAGGGTTTATGCCGGTTCGGATATGCTGCTGGTGCCTTCACTCTTTGAGCCCTGCGGTTTGTCGCAGTTGATAGCCATGCGTTACGGCTGCCTGCCGGTTGCCCGGGAAACAGGGGGCTTAAAAGACACGGTATTGTCATATAATGAAAATACCGGAGAAGGAAACGGTTTTAGTTTTGCTAATTATAATGCGCATGACATGCTTTATACTGTTAGCAGGGCAGTTGGTTTCTACAAGCAGCAGGAAGTTTGGCAGAAAATTGTCAGGCAGTCTATGTCAATGGATTACAGCTGGGACACTTCCGCCCAGGAATATGCTAAACTATATAATATTTTGGCTAAGAGAGCCCAGGTGGGCAGATAA
- the cysK gene encoding cysteine synthase A, translating to MSKVLHNILETIGMTPVVRLNKVADDCPAKLLAKLEMFNPSGSSKARAAYGMLLEAEKEGIIKPGMVIVEPTSGNQGIALAMVGAVKGYRIIIVMPDSMSMERRMLARAYGAEVVLSPASENLEGTVRKAQEIVASTPNSWMPNQFANPSNPRYHARTTAQEILEQIEGPIDALVAGVGTGGTLTGIARVLKEVYPSIKVYAVEPANSAVIAGEQPGQHKLQGIGDGFVPENLDMDILDAPLSVSDGDAYMMTRRLAREEGILAGISSGAAVYAAKQIGHRLGEDKKILIILPDTGERYLSTDLYKEE from the coding sequence ATGAGCAAAGTTTTACATAATATACTGGAAACAATTGGCATGACACCGGTTGTCCGGTTAAATAAAGTCGCTGATGACTGCCCGGCAAAATTGCTGGCCAAGCTGGAAATGTTTAATCCCAGTGGCAGTTCAAAAGCCAGAGCTGCTTACGGAATGCTGCTGGAAGCAGAAAAGGAAGGCATTATAAAACCGGGCATGGTCATTGTGGAACCGACCAGCGGCAATCAGGGCATTGCTTTAGCCATGGTTGGCGCAGTAAAAGGATACAGAATTATCATTGTTATGCCGGATTCCATGAGTATGGAACGCAGGATGCTGGCCCGCGCTTACGGAGCAGAAGTTGTTCTTTCACCGGCCAGTGAAAATTTAGAGGGAACTGTTCGCAAAGCCCAGGAGATAGTTGCATCCACGCCTAACTCCTGGATGCCCAACCAGTTTGCCAATCCCTCCAATCCCAGGTATCATGCCAGAACAACCGCACAGGAAATTTTAGAACAAATTGAAGGACCGATAGACGCACTGGTGGCGGGAGTCGGAACAGGCGGTACCCTTACAGGGATTGCCAGAGTATTGAAAGAAGTATACCCTTCAATAAAAGTATACGCGGTAGAACCAGCCAATTCCGCCGTCATTGCCGGTGAACAACCGGGACAGCATAAACTGCAGGGAATAGGAGACGGGTTTGTTCCGGAAAACCTGGATATGGACATACTTGACGCTCCCTTGTCAGTGAGCGACGGGGATGCATATATGATGACACGCCGGCTGGCCAGAGAAGAAGGCATTCTGGCCGGCATATCCAGCGGGGCAGCCGTATACGCGGCTAAACAAATCGGCCACAGACTGGGCGAAGATAAAAAAATTCTAATCATTTTACCTGATACAGGGGAAAGATACTTGAGCACAGATTTATATAAAGAAGAGTGA
- a CDS encoding DUF1256 domain-containing protein, with protein MRKEFLIDCRKKNACMKMCEKLKKLLPPEREITFLCIGTDRVLADIYGPLVGSLLSDMGMKNILGMIGQPVHAKNLSTYAAGIPREHFVIAFDAMSGREENLGKIRIRRGRCYPGTGIKKKLLPVGDLTVSFNIAVEREWGLDLNVDPEMIWRGATVTAGMIVRTIRELENVKKPEKFGFRMFSRSYRQILFG; from the coding sequence GTGCGAAAAGAATTTCTTATTGATTGTCGAAAAAAAAATGCCTGTATGAAAATGTGTGAAAAATTAAAGAAGCTGCTGCCTCCTGAACGGGAGATTACATTTCTATGTATCGGTACTGACAGGGTATTAGCTGACATATATGGTCCCCTGGTAGGCAGTTTATTAAGCGATATGGGCATGAAAAATATACTTGGGATGATAGGCCAGCCGGTGCATGCTAAGAATCTGAGCACGTATGCGGCCGGGATACCCAGAGAACATTTTGTGATAGCTTTTGATGCTATGTCCGGCAGGGAAGAGAATCTGGGTAAAATCAGAATCAGAAGAGGACGTTGTTACCCTGGTACCGGGATTAAGAAAAAACTTTTGCCTGTTGGGGATTTGACGGTTTCCTTTAATATAGCTGTGGAGAGGGAATGGGGTTTGGATTTAAATGTTGATCCTGAGATGATCTGGCGAGGTGCCACAGTAACAGCCGGGATGATCGTTAGAACAATAAGGGAATTGGAAAATGTCAAGAAGCCGGAGAAATTTGGTTTTAGAATGTTTTCACGGTCCTATCGTCAGATATTATTTGGATAA